From the Micromonospora echinospora genome, the window CGCGCACCACAGCGCGAGCACGGTCAAGTGCGACGCGTTGCTGGTCGACACCATCTCCCGCTCGGACACCTACCCGTACGTCGACATCCGCGAGGACGACGTGTCGATGGGGCACGAGGCGACCGTCTCCAAGGTCAGCGAGGACCAGCTCTTCTACCTGATGAGCCGGGGCCTGAGCGAGGACGAGGCGATGGCGATGATCGTGCGCGGCTTCATCGAGCCGATCGCCAAGGAGCTCCCGATGGAGTACGCCCTGGAGCTCAACCGCCTGATCGAGCTGCAGATGGAGGGCGCGGTCGGCTGACGCCGGCCCCACCTCCGGGCGGGCGGGAGCATCTTCCGCCGACCCCCGGGCGGGCCGGTCCGACCGGCCCGCCCGCCATCTGGCACCGGACACCGTTGTCGCGAGAACTGATCAAGGAAGAGATGACTATCCAGGCTTCCGCGCCGCCGCCGAGCACCAAGTCGCAGGCGCTGCGTTCGTACGACGTTGCCGACTTCCCGGCCCTCACCGGCCTCGAGGAGGAGTGGCGCTTCACCCCGCTGAAGCGGTTGCGGGGTCTGCTGGACGGGACCGTCACCGACGAGTCCGCGCACTGGCCCGCCTACGAGGTCGGCCCGCTGCCGGACGGGGTGACCGTCGGCACGCTGGCCAAGGACGACCCGCGCCGGGGCAGCGTCCTCACGCCGTTCGACCGGGTCAGCGCCCGCGCCTACGGCGAGGCCGGTCTCGGCCGGCTGGTCCAGGTCGCCCCGCAGGCCGTGGTCCACGAGCCGGTGACCGTCACCGTGCAGGGTGGCCCCCGCGACGTGCTCACCTTCGCGCACACCTTCGTCGAGATCGGCGCGTTGTCCGAGTCGGTGCTCGTGGTGGAGCAGGTGGGCAGCGGCACGCTCGGCGAGAACGTCGAGGTGTCGGTCGGTGACGGCGCGAAGCTCACCCTGGTCACCGTCGCCGACTGGGCCGACGACGCGGTCCAGGCCCAGCACCTCAAGATCAAGCTGGGTCGGGACGCCCGGGTGACGCACGTGCAGGTCACCCTCGGCGGCGACCTGGTCCGGCAGTACACCAGCGTGGAGTACGCCGGCCGGGGCGGCGAGGCCGAGCTGTACGGCGTCTACTTCGCCGACTCCGGTCAGCACCTGGAGCACCGGCAGCTGGTCGACCACAGCATCCCGGACTGCCGCAGTAACGTCGGCTACCGGGGCGCGTTGCAGGGCGAGAGCGCCCGCACCGTCTGGGTGGGCGACGTGCTCATCCGCGCCGAGGCGACCGGCACCGACACGTACGAGATCAACCGGAACCTGCTGCTGACCGACGGCGCGCGGGCCGACTCGGTGCCCAACCTGGAGATCGAGACCGGCGAGATCGCCGGTGCCGGCCACGCCAGCGCCACCGGTCGCTTCGACGACGAGCAGCTCTTCTACCTGATGGCCCGGGGCATCCCGGAGGCCGAGGCCCGCCGCCTGGTGGTCCGGGGCTTCTTCGCCGAGATCCTC encodes:
- the sufD gene encoding Fe-S cluster assembly protein SufD, which produces MTIQASAPPPSTKSQALRSYDVADFPALTGLEEEWRFTPLKRLRGLLDGTVTDESAHWPAYEVGPLPDGVTVGTLAKDDPRRGSVLTPFDRVSARAYGEAGLGRLVQVAPQAVVHEPVTVTVQGGPRDVLTFAHTFVEIGALSESVLVVEQVGSGTLGENVEVSVGDGAKLTLVTVADWADDAVQAQHLKIKLGRDARVTHVQVTLGGDLVRQYTSVEYAGRGGEAELYGVYFADSGQHLEHRQLVDHSIPDCRSNVGYRGALQGESARTVWVGDVLIRAEATGTDTYEINRNLLLTDGARADSVPNLEIETGEIAGAGHASATGRFDDEQLFYLMARGIPEAEARRLVVRGFFAEILNKIPVESLRERLGEAIEARLAKAGA